The following are encoded together in the Erpetoichthys calabaricus chromosome 16, fErpCal1.3, whole genome shotgun sequence genome:
- the dnaaf2 gene encoding protein kintoun: MASMRKLEELNLTHDEIDRFSQAMKSEEFRKLLREYAEEISNPENRKKYEEEIRLLEQERGVDARFVHPHGNHVLRTTQDGKQRCFINVCSNELMGKPSSSATMGMGGTPGLQWSLPYSLAPGREDLDSKGRTVIIYDVVFHPDTLTMAKNNVRFLKMIDQTALEAIQKQFGVKLDEKNVKRLKTTYKGTPQPTVIRKELPGGPKVQPDDMFKVPWPSDLQSSSGKGGGVSTPKYVITHRSFVDMQDYRCSRDTGPGTRPKELQVTIELPLLSCASQADLEVTEKHLSLRSRSPAYSLELPLPYPVDDTKGSARFIKTKRQLVVTLPVLPLKPEIRLGQTEIHGEKEKGLETTTKEERSESGERKWALSTPEAFLQHSTCYGEKMKQGLVTECSGNTPTELNTPLEDGGLCSEAENLQEQVTEERSQPGNEKAVGSHEPSIEGSVQPSGGDNQEVKKRFVLKGPHDTSAELNTQHEDRGCAELEHYSEVERLWKENAEEMSQSGEGEEAKELWAQGDMQELQTKPVSEHTHNASVDWETLPEDINSTELGQAAEAVCLKVEAMEERSQSAEAKAPVEEKMQLKSHVDLSVQKAMERTSLEEGTEVAEGEQTRPEVRDTKISEQKVQAKCLLGESTHIIGDNVQMSCQKALSPKQVRTAAGEETARGPEPRFVDRRTQPGKEAIVDRATEKAAKCPEKNVGAGHLQGEFASGLAEDLQVDPHSSSAHSGRHLAPLQGEESSAAPFPLCDSQNGPDEYSGPSGVVTSDVGKEDTQEPNTVSECGHDLEMEQMPALEGEQLPRQLFLQEVPSKVDDLTEKQSRTATGDTCPAYLESPLRPEMAEEQNLHELGCVPHSTKPERQPTTGIVAEKDCPLVAPVIRERNPADGKEDVISDHSTQSAVDFHNSLLYELD; this comes from the exons ATGGCTTCTATGCGCAAACTGGAAGAGCTCAATCTCACCCATGATGAAATCGACCGCTTCAGCCAGGCGATGAAGAGTGAGGAGTTTCGGAAACTGCTCCGTGAGTACGCGGAGGAGATCTCGAACCCCGAAAACAGGAAAAAGTACGAGGAGGAGATCCGGCTGTTGGAGCAGGAGCGGGGGGTGGACGCTCGCTTCGTGCACCCTCACGGTAATCATGTCCTCCGGACTACGCAGGATGGGAAGCAGAGGTGCTTTATTAACGTTTGTAGTAACGAACTAATGGGCAAGCCCAGCAGCAGCGCCACGATGGGCATGGGAGGCACGCCGGGGCTGCAGTGGTCCCTACCTTACAGTCTAGCTCCCGGACGTGAGGACTTGGACTCAAAGGGCCGAACAGTTATCATCTATGATGTGGTCTTCCACCCAGACACACTGACAATGGCGAAAAATAACGTGAGATTTCTGAAGATGATCGACCAAACTGCGCTGGAGGCCATTCAGAAGCAATTTGGAGTGAAGCTGGACGAGAAGAACGTGAAAAGGTTAAAAACAACTTACAAAGGAACCCCGCAGCCGACTGTCATCCGCAAGGAACTGCCCGGTGGGCCAAAAGTGCAGCCGGACGATATGTTTAAGGTGCCGTGGCCCAGCGACCTGCAGTCGAGCAGCGGAAAAGGGGGCGGGGTCAGCACCCCCAAATACGTCATCACTCACAGGTCATTCGTGGACATGCAGGACTACCGCTGCTCTCGGGACACCGGTCCCGGCACGCGGCCTAAGGAGCTGCAGGTCACCATCGAGCTGCCCCTGCTCAGCTGTGCCAGCCAGGCGGACCTGGAGGTGACCGAGAAGCACCTGTCTCTTCGATCCCGAAGTCCGGCTTACAGTCTGGAGCTCCCATTGCCTTATCCGGTGGATGACACCAAGGGGTCGGCACGCTTTATTAAGACAAAGAGGCAACTCGTGGTCACCCTGCCGGTACTCCCTTTGAAACCGGAGATCCGCTTGGGACAGACTGAGATCCATGGGGAAAAGGAGAAAGGACTGGAGACAACAACTAAAGAGGAAAGATCTGAGTCCGGGGAAAGAAAATGGGCTTTATCTACTCCTGAGGCTTTTTTGCAGCATTCCACATGTTATGGAGAGAAGATGAAACAAGGACTGGTGACTGAGTGTAGTGGGAATACTCCCACAGAATTGAACACACCACTCGAGGATGGAGGACTCTGCTCTGAAGCCGAAAATCTGCAGGAACAAGTCACTGAGGAGAGGTCACAGCCAGGAAACGAAAAAGCTGTGGGTTCTCATGAGCCATCTATAGAGGGAAGTGTTCAGCCCAGCGGGGGAGACAACCAGGAGGTTAAAAAGAGATTTGTGTTGAAGGGTCCTCATGATACATCTGCAGAGCTGAACACACAGCATGAAGACAGAGGCTGTGCTGAGCTAGAACACTATTCAGAGGTGGAACGTCTATGGAAAGAGAACGCTGAGGAGATGTCACAATCAGGAGAAGGGGAAGAGGCCAAGGAGCTCTGGGCTCAGGGAGACATGCAGGAGCTGCAAACAAAACCTGTTTCTGAACATACTCATAATGCATCTGTTGACTGGGAAACATTGCCAGAAGATATCAACTCCACTGAATTGGGACAAGCAGCAGAGGCAGTGTGTCTAAAGGTGGAAGCCATGGAAGAGAGGTCACAGTCAGCTGAGGCAAAGGCACCGGTGGAGGAGAAGATGCAGCTAAAATCACACGTTGACCTATCAGTGCAAAAGGCCATGGAAAGGACATCTTTAGAAGAAGGAACAGAGGTTGCTGAAGGGGAACAGACAAGGCCAGAAGTAAGAGACACCAAGATATCAGAACAAAAAGTACAAGCTAAATGTCTTCTAGGGGAGTCAACACATATAATAGGAGACAACGTCCAGATGTCATGTCAGAAAGCATTAAGTCCTAAACAAGTGAGGACTGCGGCAGGGGAGGAAACCGCAAGGGGACCCGAACCTCGTTTTGTCGACAGGAGGACACAGCCAGGGAAAGAGGCTATTGTGGACAGAGCCACCGAAAAGGCCGCCAAGTGCCCGGAAAAGAACGTAGGGGCAGGACATCTTCAAGGAGAGTTTGCTTCTGGACTGGCAGAAGATTTACag GTTGATCCTCACAGCTCGTCAGCTCACTCTGGGAGACACCTTGCCCCACTTCAAGGTGAAGAGTCTAGCGCGGCCCCCTTTCCCCTTTGTGATTCCCAAAACGGTCCTGATGAGTACTCTGGGCCTAGTGGTGTCGTTACATCGGATGTTGGCAAAGAAGACACCCAGGAACCCAACACGGTGTCTGAATGTGGGCATGACCTTGAAATGGAGCAAATGCCAGCCTTGGAAGGGGAGCAGCTGCCACGTCAGCTTTTTCTTCAGGAAGTTCCCAGCAAAGTTGATGACCTCACTGAGAAGCAAAGCAGAACCGCCACCGGTGACACATGCCCAGCTTATCTGGAGTCACCGTTACGGCCTGAAATGGCAGAGGAGCAGAACCTTCATGAGCTTGGCTGTGTACCACACAGCACAAAGCCGGAGAGGCAACCCACAACGGGAATAGTTGCTGAAAAAGATTGTCCTCTAGTAGCTCCTGTAATCAGAGAGAGAAATCCAGCAGATGGGAAGGAGGACGTAATCAGTGACCATTCCACCCAGTCTGCAGTTGACTTTCACAACTCACTTCTGTATGAGCTGGATTAA